The following proteins are co-located in the Fimbriiglobus ruber genome:
- a CDS encoding ACP phosphodiesterase, with translation MNFLAHLHLSPDDPEAMIGNLLADFVKGPDVEKLPPVVRAGVRQHRLVDGFTDRHAVVHRSIARINREWHWFSGIIVDVYYDHLLARTWNRYSTEPLRAFADRAYEVIRRGMSLVPADEEPFFHKFVRSDRLVQYATTQGIADTLARISKIIADRMPTRAVRLELAMPLLESLDAELAVDFHAFYPTLQEFATTAFEAPNGKLA, from the coding sequence GTGAACTTTCTGGCTCACCTTCACCTGTCTCCCGACGACCCCGAAGCCATGATCGGCAACCTGCTCGCCGACTTCGTCAAAGGGCCAGACGTGGAGAAACTGCCACCAGTCGTTCGCGCCGGCGTTCGGCAGCACCGTCTCGTGGACGGGTTCACCGACCGCCACGCGGTCGTCCACCGGAGTATCGCGCGGATCAACCGGGAATGGCACTGGTTCTCGGGCATTATCGTCGACGTGTATTACGACCACCTGCTCGCCCGAACCTGGAACCGCTATTCGACCGAGCCCCTTCGCGCGTTCGCCGATCGAGCCTACGAAGTGATCCGGCGAGGAATGTCGCTCGTTCCGGCTGACGAGGAGCCGTTTTTCCACAAATTCGTGCGGAGTGATCGTCTCGTGCAATATGCCACGACGCAAGGGATCGCGGACACACTCGCTCGAATCTCGAAAATCATCGCGGACCGGATGCCGACACGCGCCGTCCGGCTCGAACTCGCCATGCCGCTGCTTGAAAGTCTGGATGCCGAACTCGCGGTCGACTTCCACGCCTTCTATCCGACCCTGCAAGAATTCGCGACGACCGCGTTCGAAGCCCCGAACGGAAAACTGGCCTGA